The Ictidomys tridecemlineatus isolate mIctTri1 chromosome 6, mIctTri1.hap1, whole genome shotgun sequence genome includes a region encoding these proteins:
- the Tmem255b gene encoding transmembrane protein 255B: protein MVLNVLGLCVGIITAAVLGAFKDLVPLSQMAYSPPPPPQILYNPAQQILAYTGFCPSPPTVPTCSSYPLPLQPSSILWASASTDLHLPEDMQPPSQGSHHWPPANAPTPCVPASFLPGEKPPPYAP, encoded by the exons ATGGTGCTCAACGTCTTGGGCCTGTGTGTGGGCATCATCACAGCCGCAGTCCTGGGGGCCTTCAAGGACCTG GTCCCTCTCTCCCAGATGGCCTACagtccacctcctccacctcagATCCTCTACAACCCTGCCCAGCAGATCTTGGCCTACACAGGCTTCTGTCCATCGCCCCCCACGGTGCCAACCTGCTCGTCCTACCCACTGCCCCTTCAG CCCTCCAGCATCCTTTGGGCCTCAGCCTCCACTGACCTCCATCTACCCGAGGACATGCAGCCTCCCTCTCAGGGCTCCCACCATTGGCCTCCAGCCAATGCTCCGACACCCTGCGTGccagcctccttcctccctggggAGAAGCCACCCCCCTACGCACCCTGA